The genomic DNA CCTGTCATAGGTTTGGGGGGAATCACGGCTAAAAATGTGGGGCGTTTAAAAGGCAGTGGTCTTTTTGGAATTGCCGCCATTGGTGCTTGGCTTTAAGGCTGATCTCGCACGGCGTTCATCAATCGAACAAAACCATTTACACAAAAAGAAAGGGCGGTCCGAAGACCGCCCTTCCCCTAGATCTTTCGATCCGAAGTTTACTTCAACTTAGAAGCCAACTTCGATACCGGTGATCAGGCCGTTGCCGTCCAAGCCGTTGGACGTACCAGCAACGTCGCCTTCCGGATCGGATTCAACGTCGAAGTAGGTCGCGGTCAGAGCAACGCCAGCACCCAAGTCGTAGGTAGCGGACAACTGCCACATGGTGTCTTCGTCGTCACCTGCGGTAGCGGTCGTGCCTTTGTCTTCGGAGTTCATGTAGGTAGCAGACAGGCTGTACGGACCGGTTGCGTATGCAACGCCGATTTCGTAGCCTTTGCCGTCAGCAGAGTCGGTGTTCACACCAGACGTCGGCTTGCCGTCAAAGTCGTAGTATGCACCACCAACGGTGAAGCCAGCAACGCCAACGCTCAAGCCCAGACCGGTTTGGTCGTACAGAGCGGAGGTGCGGCCGTGAACGATGGATGCATCAACGGTAACGCCGTCGAAGTCACCAGCGTAAGCAACACCGAAGGAGTAGCCGTCACGCAGGTTGGAGGTGATCAGCTGACCAGATTCACCAGCGCCGGAGCCTTCAGCTGCGGACCAGGAAGCACCAACGGTGACGCCAGCAAAGCTCGGAGAGATGTAAACGGCTTTGATGGTGTCGTCCGTCCAGTTGCCGTCCATGTCGTTGGCTTGCAGGCCGATGGTCGCAGCGGTAGCAGAAGCGGTAGCAGCGCGCGAACCGGCGATCCAGTCGTTGACGTCGTTCCAGTCGTGGTTACCAGCGTTCGGAGCGCGAACGTCCAGAGCAGCAGCAGCGTGCGGACGTGCACCCAAGGACACAGCACCCATAGCGTCGGAGCTGACGGTCACGTAGGATTCGTCCATGTTACGCGTACCAACAGCGTTAGCTTCCAGTTGCATCGTTGCAGCAACTTTCAAGCCGTTGTCCAGGGTCGTGGAACCAGTGAAGTAAACTTCGCTGTTACCTTGTTGGCCCAGGCCGGTGTCGCGGTTGACAACGTCGTTCGTGGAAACGGTAGCAACTTCATCAGAGTTGCTGAAGCCAACGTACTGGCGCATGAAGCCGCCCAGTTCGAGTTTGATTTTGTCAGCAGCGAAAGCTTCGGTGGACAGGGTGCCCAGGGCGATGACTGCCGTGGTACCGAGAAGGATCTTTTTCATGGTTTCTCCTAAGTGTTTTTTCAACGTCTACCGCTCCCCAAAAAGACGCGCGATAGAACTCCCGAATAATTGGATGATGCATATTCTACCGAGGCTTCTTCAAAATCAATCAATTCTCATCTGCTGTGATGTAGAAAACCCAAGGGCGTGATAATTTTGCAACAGAACCGGGAACACCTTGTTAACCAATAGCTCTTATCAAATTTCAACCAACTGTCATAATCTTTCCTCCGATCACGTGTGATTTCTCGGTCACACCCAGCTCAATGCCCCCGTAAAGTTCATCAAAACCCCCGATCTCAGCTGTTTTGCTTCACTTATTCTATTGCGTATCTGTTGGGGATGTTACACATTGCCACCCTGGCCTACGGAGACATTTCATGACCAATCAGAATTTTAAACGCACACTCTTACTTGCGACCATCTGCACGCTTATTCTTGGAGCTTGTGAAGGTGGCAAGGTCATGACCGTTCGTAAAAATCGCGCGGGCGAAATCGGCAAACAATATGAAGAAACCAACCCACGCGAGACCATCTTCGGTGGCGAAAGCGTTTTTGGAAATGATTCCAAATCCCGCGGCGGCTCGGCTGGCGGCGCGCTCGGCGTCAACACGTATCTTTGGCGAGCAACGCTCGACACCATCGCTTTTATGCCCATGAACAGCGCCGATCCGTTTGGCGGTGTGATCATCACCGATTGGTATTCCCCGCCGGAAACCCCTGCGGAGCGCTTTAAACTGAATATCATTGTTTTGGATAAAGCTTTGCGTGCCGATGGTGTACGGGTTTCCGTTTTCCGCCAAATCTATGACCAAAACGGAAACTGGAGAGACGCTCCGGTGGATGCCGAAACGGCACGCCAAATGGAAGACGCTATCTTGACCCGAGCCCGCCAATTGCGCAATGAAACGCGCATGCAAGATCACCAATAACACCCTCGCGCCTCTATTTCAGGACCTTGACGACCATGTCGCGTTACAATTTCAAAGAAACCGAAGCTAAATGGCAAAAAGCTTGGGAAGACCACAATACATTTGCCGTTTCGGTCGATCGCTCCAAAGAAAAATACTATGTGTTGGAAATGTTTCCCTACCCTTCGGGACGCATCCACATGGGACACGTGCGCAACTACACCTTAGGGGACGTCGTTGCGCGCTATAAAAAGGCGCAAGGGTTTAACGTCTTACACCCCATGGGCTGGGATGCCTTTGGGCTTCCGGCTGAAAATGCGGCCATCCAAAACGACAGCCACCCCGCGACCTGGACGATGCAAAACATCGACACCATGAAAGCGCAACTTAAAACCATGGGGTTGTCGTACGATTGGAGCCGCGAGCTCGCGACCTGTACGCCGGACTACTATAAGCACGAACAAAAGATGTTCCTGGACTTCTTAAAAGCGGGCTTGGCTTATAAAAAGGAATCCTGGGTTAACTGGGACCCGGTTGAAAATACGGTTCTCGCCAATGAACAGGTCATTGACGGCAAAGGTTGGCGCTCTGGCGCACCTGTTGAAAAAAGACAGCTGTCCCAGTGGTTCTTGAAAATCACCCAATACGGCGATGATTTGCTGGACGAAATCAAAAAGTTAGAACGCTGGCCCGAAAAAGTCCGCATTATGCAGGAAAACTGGATTGGGCGGTCCGAAGGGTCACAGGTGTTCTTTGAACGCACCGACAACGGCGAGAAGCTAGAAATCTACACCACTCGCCCCGACACGTTATATGGGGCATCGTTCATGGCCATTGCCGCAAACCACCCCATTGCGTTGGATCTGGCCAAAGACAACGCGCAACTGCAAACGTTTATTGACGACTGCAATGCCCTTGGCACGTCTGAGGCCGCCATCGAAAGTGCGGAAAAACAAGGGTTCAATACCGGGCTCAGCGTCAAACATCCGTTCATTGACGGCGCAACCCTACCGATTTATGTCGCCAACTTCGTTTTGATGGAATACGGCACTGGGGCCATCTTCGCCTGCCCCGCAGGCGACCAGCGGGACTTGGATTTTGCCCGCAAGTACAACCTGCCGGTCATCCCTGTGGTCGCGCCGAAAGACATTGCCGGCACCGCAGAAGAACAAGCCTGGCTTGAAGACTTTGCTGCTAACGCGACCGAAGCCTTCACGGATGAAGGCATTGCCGTGAATTCCGATTTCTTGAACGGCATGACTTCCGCCGACGCCAAATCCACCGTCATCAAACAACTTGAAGAAACGGGTCAAGGCCAAGGCACGGTTCAATACCGCCTGCGCGATTGGGGCGTTTCACGCCAACGCTATTGGGGCTGTCCGATCCCCATTATTCACTGCGGCGATTGTGGTGAAGTCCCCGTGCCGCACGACCAGCTCCCCGTCACCTTGCCCGAAGACGTCACTTTGGGCGGCGCGGGCAATCCTTTGGATGCACACCCGACCTGGAAACACACCACGTGTCCTCTCTGTGGCAAAGACGCCCTGCGCGAAACGGACACCTTTGACACGTTTTTTGAATCCAGCTGGTATTATGCGCGCTTCACCGACGCCCAAGCCGACACCGCTTTTGGCAAAGAAGAAGTCGATTACTGGCTTCCGGTCGATCAATACATTGGCGGCATTGAGCACGCCGTTCTGCACTTGCTGTATTCGCGGTTTTTCACCCGCGCGCTCAAAGACTGTGGCTACCTGGAACTGAAAGAGCCCTTCGATGGTTTGATGACCCAAGGCATGATCTGTCATGAAACGTATCAAGACCAAGACGGCAAATGGCTGACACCTGAAGAAGCCGAAACTTTAGATGCCCAATCGGTCAACATCGGCCGTTCGGAAAAAATGTCGAAATCCAAAAAGAATGTGGTCGACCCGGAACTGATCATCGGAACCTATGGGGCCGATACAGCGCGTTTATTTATGCTGTCCGACAGCCCACCGGATCGCGATTTAGATTGGACCGACAGCGGCGTCGAAGGGGCTTGGCGTTATGTCGGGCGCGTGTGGCGCATGATTGCTGAACAAACAGACGCTTTGGGCGACTTAAGTGATGGGCAAGCGAGCGATCTGCCGGACGCCGCCGCCAAAATACGCGCCCTGGTGCACAAGACCACGGACGCCGTGGCCAAAGATTTTGACGCCTTCCGCTTTAACAAAGCCGTGGCGCGCATTCGCGAACTCACCAATGCCTTGGAAAGTTTCAAAGACACCGACGCGGCTTCCAACGGCGTGCGCCGCGAAGCCTTTCAAATGCTGGCCGTCATTATCAACCCGATGATGCCGCACTTGGCGGAAGAAATTTGGTCACAGCTGGGTCACGGCGACCTCGTGGCCAATGCGCCGTGGCCAGTGGTTGATGACCGTTTGTTGGTAGACGACACGGTCACGGTCGCCGTTCAGGTTATGGGAAAAATGCGCGGCACCATTGAACTGGCGAAAGATTGCCCCCAAGATCAAGCCCAAGCCGCTGCGCTGGCTTTGGATACCGTTAAAAAAGCCATGGATGGCAAAGATCCACGCAAAATCATCGTGGTGCCAAACAGGATCGTCAATGTCGTGGTCTAACCTTAACACCCCCACCCTTTTGCGCAGCCCTTTGGCCATCTTGGGTTTGTGTTTTGCTTTAAGTGCTTGCGGCTTCAAGCCCATGTACGCAACGTCACCGGGCACGGTTGGCGCAAATGCTTATTTGCGTGCTGTTTTCATCGATCAAATCGATGAGCGCGTCGGTCAAATGATGCGCACCGCCCTAAAAAGGCGTTTTCATCCGACGCGCACGAATGCGGCCTATCAATATTCCCTGCAAATCAGCACCACCGAAAGCATTTCAGAATTGGCCGTCGAAAAAGATGCCTCGACCACCCGCGCCAATCTGAAGCTTTTTGCCACATTCACACTGGTTCGGATCGCCGACCAGCAGGTCCTACACAGTGGATCCGTGCGCGGTGTGGCCAGCTATAACAATTTGACGTCGCACTTCGCCACCCAAGCCGCCAAAAAGAACGCGCGCAAACACGCGGTCGACTCCATCGCCGATCAGCTGAAAACCCAAATCACCGTTTACTTCAACGGACCGGGTCAAAAGCAACCCCCCCTCGGCAAGGTGCGGGCAATCCAGTGAAAATCACAGGCGCCAAAATCGAAGGTTTTTTGCGCGTCCCAGACCCCAATGCGCGCGCCATTTTGGTGTTTGGTCCAGACGAAGGCCTGGTCCGCGAACGCGCCGTGCAATTGGCGAAAACCGCCGTCGAAGATCTTTCCGACCCCTTTCGCGTGGTCGAGCTTAGCCCCGCTGATCTCAAAGCCGATCCGGCGCGCCTGACGGACGAAGCCGCGTCCATGTCCTTTGGCGGCGGCGATCGGGTCGTGCGTTTGCGCCAAGCCAACGAACAATGTGTCGCCGCCTGCCAATCCTTTTTGGACATGGATACACCGGCCGATGCCTTGGTGGTGATTGATGCCGGCGATCTCACGCCCCGCTCCAAATTGCGCAAAATGTTTGAAACCGCCAAAAACGCAGCTTCCATCGCCTGTTATGCAGACGACATGCGCTCGCTTCCCGATGTCATTCGCAACACCTTGAACCAGTACGGACTGAGTGTTGATCGCGACGCCATGGCGTTGTTGTTGCAATCGTTGGGCTCTGATCGATCCGTCACCCGTGGCGAGCTGGAAAAGCTCGCCCTGTACATGACCGGACCCGACGCCGATGGCGCCAAGCAAATCACCGAAGCCGACGTGCGCGCGACCATGGGTGACACGGCGGCCAGCGCCGTGGACGACGTGGTTTATGCCACCGCCAGTGGTGACACCCAAAAATTGGAAACCTCACTCAGCCAAGTGATCGCCGACGGGACCAGCGCCGTCGCCTTGGTACGCGCCACCGAACGCCACTTTCAAAAACTGCATTGGGCGCGCGGTCAAATATCTAACGGCATGAACGCCGACCAGGCCACAAAATCCATGCGACCACCGATCATCTTTAAACGTGCCGATGCGTTTCGGGCGCAATTGGCAACTTGGCCGGAATCGAAACTTTCTCGGGCTTTTGAGATTTTGACCCAAGCTGAAATCGATTGCAAAACGACCGGTTTACCTGCAAATGCAGTTTGTTCCCGTGCGCTGCTCACCCTTGCCCAGGCCGCTCGGGCGGGCCAAAGGCGCCGATAGGCTCTAAATCGCCAACAATATCAAACTTTTATCGCCTAATGTTATTCTTGTGCAATCTATTATTCATAGAATTACATCTTAATATGCGGGAAAATACCGTCACTCACACACAATGATGTTCAAAACCTGAGTGTTTAACCGGGGATTTTGCGCCGGATGGATCAGTCATCACTGCTGGACGGGCCATGGCTCAGGCGCGCCAGCAAGCCATCGAGCTGTTCGAGGGATTTGTACGTGATAACCACTTGCCCCTTGCCGCCCTTATCGCGGATATCGACTTTCAAGCCGAGCATATTTGCCAGATCTGTTTCCAGTGCCACCGTGTCCGCATCTTTGGCGGTTTTGGCACTGGGACCTGAGGCTTGAGGCGCATTATCAGCGCCTTTGACCAGTTGTTCCGTTTGGCGAACATTCAAACCTTGGGCCACCACAGCCTTGGCCAAGTCTGCGGCATTGGGGGCGCCAACCAGACAGCGCGCATGACCGGCAGAGATGTCACCACTGTCCAACAAGTCTTTGACATCACCGGGCAAAGTCAGCAAACGCAAGGTGTTGGCAACGTGGGAACGGCTCTTGCCCAAGGCTTGGGCCAGCTGCTCTTGGGTGTGACTGAATTCATGCATCAAACGATGAAAGCCCTCGGCTTCTTCCAAGGGGGACAAGTCTTGTCGTTGCAGGTTTTCAACAAGTGCGACTTCCAAGGTTTCTTTGTCATCGAAGTCGCGGATGATCACCGGCACGTCGTGGACCTGGGCTTTTTGCGCCGCGCGCCAGCGGCGTTCACCCGCGATGATCTCAAACTCACCGGCAACGTCGGGGTGCGGACGCACAAGAAGCGGTTGCAGCACACCCTTTTCGCGGATCGACTGGCTTAGATCTTCCAACATGTCGTCGCTGAAGTTATGGCGCGGCTGATATTTGCCCGCATGTAGGTTTGCAACAGGCAAAGTCTTAGTGGTTTCGCCCGTGTCCAGATCGGCGACGACCTTTTCTACCGACTCCCCCCCGCCCAATAAAGCGGACAGACCCATGCCCAGTTTCTTTTCGGCCATTCTTCAAATTCCTTAGGCTTTTATCTATTTGGTCTTAAACGCTGACGTGACCTTCGCGGCGCAGAACTTCGCCCGCCAAATGCAAGTAAGCTTGTGAACCGGCGCACTTCATGTCGTACATCAGCACCGGGCGGCCATGGGACGGCGCCTCGGAAACCTTAACGTTGCGCGGGATCACGGTTTTGTAAACCTTGTCACCAAAATATTCGCGCACATCCGCCGCCACTTGGTCGGACAGGTTGTTGCGTTTGTCGAACATGGTCAGCACGATGCCCTGGATTTCCAGGTCCGGATTGAAGGCGGATTTGACCCGCTCCACGGTTTTGAGCAAGTGGCTCAAGCCTTCCAGTGCAAAAAATTCACATTGCAGCGGCACCAAGATGGCTTGCGCCGCAGCCAGGGCGTTCAAAGTCAACAGGCCCAAAGCCGGCGGGCAATCGATCAGGACATAATCATATCCCAATGCCCCATCGCCAATGGCTTTTTTCAACTGATGCTCACGGTCTTCCATGTCCACCAGCTCCAATTCAGCCGCCGACAAATCGACGCCTGCGGGCACGATGTCGAGCCCCGGCACGTTGGAGGTCTGAATAGCGTCGCTCATCTTCACGCCTGCGATCAACATGCGGTA from Magnetovibrio sp. PR-2 includes the following:
- the lptE gene encoding LPS assembly lipoprotein LptE, encoding MYATSPGTVGANAYLRAVFIDQIDERVGQMMRTALKRRFHPTRTNAAYQYSLQISTTESISELAVEKDASTTRANLKLFATFTLVRIADQQVLHSGSVRGVASYNNLTSHFATQAAKKNARKHAVDSIADQLKTQITVYFNGPGQKQPPLGKVRAIQ
- the holA gene encoding DNA polymerase III subunit delta, which produces MKITGAKIEGFLRVPDPNARAILVFGPDEGLVRERAVQLAKTAVEDLSDPFRVVELSPADLKADPARLTDEAASMSFGGGDRVVRLRQANEQCVAACQSFLDMDTPADALVVIDAGDLTPRSKLRKMFETAKNAASIACYADDMRSLPDVIRNTLNQYGLSVDRDAMALLLQSLGSDRSVTRGELEKLALYMTGPDADGAKQITEADVRATMGDTAASAVDDVVYATASGDTQKLETSLSQVIADGTSAVALVRATERHFQKLHWARGQISNGMNADQATKSMRPPIIFKRADAFRAQLATWPESKLSRAFEILTQAEIDCKTTGLPANAVCSRALLTLAQAARAGQRRR
- a CDS encoding ParA family protein — translated: MPEPEKGPRIIAVANQKGGVGKTTTAINLATALAAVKQKVLIIDLDPQGNASTGLGIDRGNRKLDTYRMLIAGVKMSDAIQTSNVPGLDIVPAGVDLSAAELELVDMEDREHQLKKAIGDGALGYDYVLIDCPPALGLLTLNALAAAQAILVPLQCEFFALEGLSHLLKTVERVKSAFNPDLEIQGIVLTMFDKRNNLSDQVAADVREYFGDKVYKTVIPRNVKVSEAPSHGRPVLMYDMKCAGSQAYLHLAGEVLRREGHVSV
- a CDS encoding DUF3576 domain-containing protein translates to MTNQNFKRTLLLATICTLILGACEGGKVMTVRKNRAGEIGKQYEETNPRETIFGGESVFGNDSKSRGGSAGGALGVNTYLWRATLDTIAFMPMNSADPFGGVIITDWYSPPETPAERFKLNIIVLDKALRADGVRVSVFRQIYDQNGNWRDAPVDAETARQMEDAILTRARQLRNETRMQDHQ
- the leuS gene encoding leucine--tRNA ligase; this encodes MSRYNFKETEAKWQKAWEDHNTFAVSVDRSKEKYYVLEMFPYPSGRIHMGHVRNYTLGDVVARYKKAQGFNVLHPMGWDAFGLPAENAAIQNDSHPATWTMQNIDTMKAQLKTMGLSYDWSRELATCTPDYYKHEQKMFLDFLKAGLAYKKESWVNWDPVENTVLANEQVIDGKGWRSGAPVEKRQLSQWFLKITQYGDDLLDEIKKLERWPEKVRIMQENWIGRSEGSQVFFERTDNGEKLEIYTTRPDTLYGASFMAIAANHPIALDLAKDNAQLQTFIDDCNALGTSEAAIESAEKQGFNTGLSVKHPFIDGATLPIYVANFVLMEYGTGAIFACPAGDQRDLDFARKYNLPVIPVVAPKDIAGTAEEQAWLEDFAANATEAFTDEGIAVNSDFLNGMTSADAKSTVIKQLEETGQGQGTVQYRLRDWGVSRQRYWGCPIPIIHCGDCGEVPVPHDQLPVTLPEDVTLGGAGNPLDAHPTWKHTTCPLCGKDALRETDTFDTFFESSWYYARFTDAQADTAFGKEEVDYWLPVDQYIGGIEHAVLHLLYSRFFTRALKDCGYLELKEPFDGLMTQGMICHETYQDQDGKWLTPEEAETLDAQSVNIGRSEKMSKSKKNVVDPELIIGTYGADTARLFMLSDSPPDRDLDWTDSGVEGAWRYVGRVWRMIAEQTDALGDLSDGQASDLPDAAAKIRALVHKTTDAVAKDFDAFRFNKAVARIRELTNALESFKDTDAASNGVRREAFQMLAVIINPMMPHLAEEIWSQLGHGDLVANAPWPVVDDRLLVDDTVTVAVQVMGKMRGTIELAKDCPQDQAQAAALALDTVKKAMDGKDPRKIIVVPNRIVNVVV
- a CDS encoding porin; translation: MKKILLGTTAVIALGTLSTEAFAADKIKLELGGFMRQYVGFSNSDEVATVSTNDVVNRDTGLGQQGNSEVYFTGSTTLDNGLKVAATMQLEANAVGTRNMDESYVTVSSDAMGAVSLGARPHAAAALDVRAPNAGNHDWNDVNDWIAGSRAATASATAATIGLQANDMDGNWTDDTIKAVYISPSFAGVTVGASWSAAEGSGAGESGQLITSNLRDGYSFGVAYAGDFDGVTVDASIVHGRTSALYDQTGLGLSVGVAGFTVGGAYYDFDGKPTSGVNTDSADGKGYEIGVAYATGPYSLSATYMNSEDKGTTATAGDDEDTMWQLSATYDLGAGVALTATYFDVESDPEGDVAGTSNGLDGNGLITGIEVGF
- a CDS encoding ParB/RepB/Spo0J family partition protein → MAEKKLGMGLSALLGGGESVEKVVADLDTGETTKTLPVANLHAGKYQPRHNFSDDMLEDLSQSIREKGVLQPLLVRPHPDVAGEFEIIAGERRWRAAQKAQVHDVPVIIRDFDDKETLEVALVENLQRQDLSPLEEAEGFHRLMHEFSHTQEQLAQALGKSRSHVANTLRLLTLPGDVKDLLDSGDISAGHARCLVGAPNAADLAKAVVAQGLNVRQTEQLVKGADNAPQASGPSAKTAKDADTVALETDLANMLGLKVDIRDKGGKGQVVITYKSLEQLDGLLARLSHGPSSSDD